GCTCCAGCGTTTCCTGCGCCGTCAGGCCGGGCTCGACGATCTCCTCGGGGTATTCGTAGGTGAGGTCGCGCTTCAGGTCGAAGCGGCAGGCCGCCACCACGCGCAGCGTCGCGTCCACGGCCTCCTCGAATCCCTCGAACAGGCGGCGCATCTCCGCCTCGGGCTTCAGGTGCGCTTCGGCGTTGGGATGGGCGTGCAGGCCCAGCGCGTCCACCGTGGTGCCGAGGCGGATGGCGGCCAGCACATCCGCCAGGCGGCGGCGCGAGGCGACGTGCATCCGCGCCCCGCCCGCCGCCAGCAGCGCGGCGCGCGCCGAACCCGCCATGGCGGAGAGCCGCCGCAGCCGCTTCCGGTCGTCACCCGCGAAGCGGTGGTGCGCGGCGAGGAAGAGCGGCAGGGCGAGGCGGAGGCGCATCGCCTCCGCATCGCGACGCAGGCGGTGCGCGAAGGCCTCCTCCGGCTCGTCGGGCGGGATGGCGGCCATCACCTGTCCCTCGGCGGCCGCGATCAGCGCCTCCCGCGTCGGCCGGCCGTCATCCGCAGGCATCCGGGCGGCGGAGAGAATCGAGGCGAGCCGGGCATAAGCGGCGGCGTCCGTGGGCCAGACGAGGTATTCCGCCCCGTCCTCCAGCGCCACGCGGCAGCCCGGCACGAAGCGAATCCCGGCCTCCCGCGCCGCCGCGAAGCCGCGCACCAGCCCGGCGAAGGAGTTGCGGTCCGCGATCCCGATCGCCGCGTGCCCCAGCACCTTCGCCGCAGCCGCCATCTCCCAGGGGTGCGATGCGCCCTCCAGGAAGGTGAAGTTGGACGTGGCGCCGAGCTCGGCGAAGCCGCTCACGGCAGCAGGCCGTGCAGGAACCAGCGCGCCGAGCCCGGCCCGCCGGCGCGGCAGACCCAGAGGCGGCGGCCGTCCGGCACCTCCAGCTGATAGTAGTCCCGCACGGGGCGGTCCGGCCGGTCCCGCCACCACTCCGCCTCCAGCCGCTCCGGCCCCTCCGCCGCGCGCACGGCCACCCATTCCCCGCGCCAGCGGATCCGGAAGGGCGGGTCGTCCGGCAGCACGGCCACCGCCTCCAGCCTCTCCGGCCGCCGCAGCAGGCGCAGGGGGCGCGGGCGGGCGGACCAGTTCTGCGGCGGGGCCACGGCGGCCAGGGGGTTCACCCGCTCCACCGCCCGCTCCGGCCAATGGCTCTCACGCGGGCGCAGGCGCCAGGCGGGCAGGCGCTGGGCCACGCGGTCCAGCAGCGCGGCCAGGGCGGCCTCCGCGTCCCCACCATCCAGGCCGGCCCCCTGCAGACCGGACTGGGCAGCGGCCAGGGGTTCCGTTGCCTCCGCCATCAGGGCGATGCCGTCGAATCCGAAGCCCGGTTCCAGCCGCTCAAGTCTCGGCGCGAGGAGGCGGAGGAGATGGGCCGGGTCACGGCTGGCGGTTCCCGTGCCGATCGCCTGCTCCTGCACGCCGCCATCGGCGCGATGGGCACGCAGGACCAGGCGGCGCAGTCCCCGCCCCTCCTCCGCCAGCCCCGCGCAGAGCCGGACCAGCAGGTGCTCCACGGCGTGGTCGATGGCCGCGCGGGTGATGAGGGGCTCCTCGAACTCCAGGGCGACCTGGCGTTCCGGCGGGGGGCGGATGCTGCGGAAGGGCTCCGCCGCGGCGCCGGTGGCGCGGGCCAGGGCCAGGGAGAGGTCCGCCCCGAACCGGCGGGCCAGGGGCGCGCGGGGCTGGGCCAGCACGTCGCCGATCCGGTGCAGGCCCAGGCGCCGCAGCCCGACGATCGTTCCCACCTCCAGCCGCAGGTGGTGAAGCGGCAGGTCGGCCAGGGCCGCCGCCTCCAGGCCCGCGGGAACAGCCACTTCCTGCCCGCCGCGGGCCAGGGCCATGGCGGCCGCGGCCGTGCCCGCCACGGCGGCCCGGGCGGTGTGGCCCAGCCGGGCCAGGCCCGCCACCGCCCGGCGCATCGTCCGCGCCTCGCCGCCGCTCAGGGCCTCGATGCCGGCGATGTTCACCAGGACCCCGTCCGGCGGGTCCGGCGCGACCAGCGGGGCGATTCGCAGGGCCCAGAGAGCCAGTTCCAGGAGGCGCGCCGCCGCGG
This genomic window from Pararoseomonas sp. SCSIO 73927 contains:
- a CDS encoding DNA polymerase Y family protein, which encodes MRRRACQPPRIRLAVPAGEAAPEVDEAQGPQPGPRILALHLPDLSTEVLRAPGPLLAWRMEGNRRLVVAADPAARALGVLPGQALGDAQALAPTVAAHPEAPDAAAARLLELALWALRIAPLVAPDPPDGVLVNIAGIEALSGGEARTMRRAVAGLARLGHTARAAVAGTAAAAMALARGGQEVAVPAGLEAAALADLPLHHLRLEVGTIVGLRRLGLHRIGDVLAQPRAPLARRFGADLSLALARATGAAAEPFRSIRPPPERQVALEFEEPLITRAAIDHAVEHLLVRLCAGLAEEGRGLRRLVLRAHRADGGVQEQAIGTGTASRDPAHLLRLLAPRLERLEPGFGFDGIALMAEATEPLAAAQSGLQGAGLDGGDAEAALAALLDRVAQRLPAWRLRPRESHWPERAVERVNPLAAVAPPQNWSARPRPLRLLRRPERLEAVAVLPDDPPFRIRWRGEWVAVRAAEGPERLEAEWWRDRPDRPVRDYYQLEVPDGRRLWVCRAGGPGSARWFLHGLLP